Proteins encoded together in one Telopea speciosissima isolate NSW1024214 ecotype Mountain lineage chromosome 4, Tspe_v1, whole genome shotgun sequence window:
- the LOC122659951 gene encoding amino acid transporter AVT3B-like, translating to MVFEKGGSSTEALSPLPREETPLLGKASHLSSQPKTFANVFIAIVGAGVLGLPYTFKKTGWAFGVLMIVAVSIATYHCMMLLVYSRRKLESLQGFSKINSFGDLAFSICGSIGRIAADVMIVLSQAGFCVSYLMFIANTMAYVFNSSGDTVMGFKPKAFYIWAGFPFQLGLNSIPTLTHLAPLSIFADVVDIGAMGIVMVEDVQIITKQQQDLLAFGGWNVLFYGLGVAIYAFEGVGMVLPLETEAKNKEKFGRVLGLSMIFICLMYVSFGVLGYFAFGDETKDIITTNLGFGLLSNLVQLGLCVNLYFTFPIMMNPVYEVFERRFFEGRYCVWQRWLVVLLVSLVALSVPNFADFLSLVGSSVCVMLGFVLPALFHLMVFKDERNYRGLILDAVILIIGLIIVIYGTWSSLMGIFYARD from the coding sequence atgGTTTTTGAGAAAGGGGGTTCATCTACTGAAGCCCTTTCACCTTTGCCCAGAGAAGAAACACCTCTCTTGGGTAAGGCTTCTCACCTATCTTCCCAACCCAAGACTTTTGCCAATGTCTTCATCGCCATCGTCGGTGCCGGTGTCCTCGGCCTCCCGTATACGTTCAAGAAGACTGGTTGGGCCTTTGGCGTTCTCATGATTGTTGCCGTCTCTATCGCTACCTACCACTGTATGATGCTTCTGGTTTACAGCCGCAGGAAACTTGAATCCCTTCAGGGCTTCTCCAAGATCAATTCTTTCGGTGATTTGGCATTCTCGATCTGTGGGTCTATCGGAAGAATTGCTGCTGATGTCATGATCGTCCTCTCTCAGGCTGGATTCTGTGTTAGCTATCTCATGTTCATCGCCAATACTATGGCCTATGTCTTTAATTCCTCTGGTGATACTGTAATGGGGTTTAAGCCAAAAGCTTTCTACATATGGGCTGGTTTCCCTTTCCAATTGGGTTTGAATTCCATTCCAACCCTGACTCACCTTGCTCCTCTAAGCATCTTCGCAGATGTAGTTGACATTGGAGCGATGGGTATTGTAATGGTCGAAGATGTTCAGATCATCACGAAACAACAACAAGACCTTTTGGCTTTTGGGGGTTGGAATGTTTTATTCTACGGCTTGGGGGTCGCCATTTACGCTTTCGAAGGGGTTGGGATGGTTTTGCCTCTCGAAACAGAGGCTAAGAACAAGGAGAAATTTGGGAGAGTTCTGGGTTTGTCCATGATCTTCATCTGTTTAATGTATGTATCATTTGGAGTTCTGGGTTACTTTGCTTTCGGAGACGAAACCAAGGACATCATCACAACAAACCTAGGGTTCGGTTTGTTAAGCAACTTGGTTCAATTGGGTTTGTGCGTGAATCTGTACTTCACCTTCCCAATTATGATGAATCCAGTGTACGAAGTGTTTGAGAGACGCTTCTTTGAAGGTCGGTATTGTGTGTGGCAGAGATGGTTGGTGGTGCTTCTGGTGAGCTTGGTTGCTCTCTCTGTGCCTAATTTTGCAGATTTCCTCTCATTGGTTGGAAGCAGTGTGTGTGTGATGTTGGGGTTTGTGTTGCCTGCTCTGTTCCATCTGATGGTATTCAAGGACGAAAGAAATTACAGAGGATTGATTTTGGATGCCGTGATATTGATTATAGGTTTGATAATTGTGATTTATGGAACTTGGTCTTCTCTAATGGGGATTTTTTATGCGAGAGACTGA